Proteins found in one Enterococcus sp. 9D6_DIV0238 genomic segment:
- a CDS encoding TMEM175 family protein, protein MKERVVMLGDAIIAIIITIMVLDLPIKLNQSGNIELELLFRSVGIYFISFCFVGNFWYQTAQVFNLVNKIKNKDFVVYMILMFFLSLVPAFTRLLIEDTNREIVLMYGLLTFIVTIFLQILLNSLEQQINEEKKVKDGVQRKIRFKHRGTFIFRIFLLVLAYFYPKLGLVVYLGLPIFGFLQNIVTHEEDIYVDQMNDEQRKYYFQSQSQPWDNGFQKYAALLRSSMNNAQGAQKDPEWWHQFNHQWQSEVDRKITEIDQELAKTDDPSQKQYLNHKKEKLENQRKQIDDYARMISDKHQRPRESKEG, encoded by the coding sequence ATGAAAGAGCGTGTCGTTATGCTTGGCGATGCAATCATAGCAATTATTATTACGATCATGGTCTTAGATCTGCCGATAAAATTAAATCAATCTGGGAATATAGAATTAGAGCTATTATTTCGTTCTGTAGGCATTTATTTTATTAGTTTTTGTTTTGTAGGCAATTTTTGGTATCAAACTGCACAAGTTTTTAATCTCGTTAATAAGATCAAGAATAAAGATTTTGTTGTTTACATGATCCTGATGTTTTTTCTTTCCCTTGTGCCAGCATTCACTAGATTGTTGATCGAAGATACGAATCGGGAGATCGTCCTCATGTATGGACTGTTGACTTTTATCGTTACTATCTTTTTGCAAATCTTACTTAATTCGCTGGAGCAACAGATCAATGAGGAAAAGAAAGTGAAAGATGGGGTCCAACGAAAGATCAGATTCAAACATAGAGGAACTTTTATTTTTAGAATTTTTCTTTTAGTGTTAGCTTATTTTTATCCTAAACTAGGACTTGTTGTGTATCTTGGTTTACCAATTTTTGGCTTTTTACAAAACATCGTCACACATGAGGAAGATATTTATGTCGATCAAATGAATGACGAACAAAGAAAATATTATTTTCAGTCGCAAAGTCAGCCTTGGGATAATGGCTTTCAAAAATATGCTGCTTTATTGCGTTCTTCTATGAATAATGCCCAAGGTGCGCAAAAAGATCCAGAATGGTGGCATCAGTTCAATCATCAGTGGCAGTCAGAAGTAGATCGTAAAATTACAGAAATAGATCAAGAACTAGCGAAAACAGATGATCCGTCACAAAAACAATACTTAAATCATAAAAAAGAAAAACTGGAAAATCAGAGAAAGCAAATTGATGATTATGCAAGAATGATCTCAGACAAACACCAAAGACCACGAGAGTCAAAAGAGGGATGA
- a CDS encoding histidine phosphatase family protein, with protein MKKKLYLLRHGETEFNKKGIYQGILDSPLTEAGVQQVQANAFLLKRKLADVQDQQILFLSSPLGRAIQSSKLIQQILDRKELTIMTDERLKEVDIGEWNGKNREQIQAQQPELESNTFNWYFKGPNGETLSDVESRCNEWLADLENAEEEHVIIMAHGLLGRVLRGCFSKLKEEELLSLEVQQRGFFLLENQQSIYVTDHFDEYE; from the coding sequence ATGAAAAAGAAGCTTTATTTATTACGGCATGGTGAAACGGAATTCAATAAAAAAGGGATCTATCAGGGGATTTTAGATTCTCCATTGACGGAAGCGGGCGTACAGCAAGTTCAGGCCAATGCTTTTTTACTTAAACGAAAGTTGGCAGATGTTCAAGACCAACAGATTCTTTTTCTATCAAGTCCGTTGGGAAGAGCTATTCAAAGTTCAAAGCTAATACAGCAAATATTAGATCGCAAAGAATTGACTATAATGACTGACGAGCGTTTGAAGGAAGTTGATATCGGTGAGTGGAATGGGAAAAATAGAGAACAGATTCAAGCACAACAGCCAGAGCTTGAGTCAAATACTTTTAATTGGTACTTTAAAGGACCAAATGGCGAAACTCTCTCTGATGTAGAAAGTCGTTGTAATGAATGGTTAGCTGATTTGGAAAATGCTGAGGAAGAACATGTGATCATCATGGCTCATGGACTTCTTGGGAGAGTACTGCGAGGCTGTTTCTCAAAGCTGAAAGAAGAAGAGTTGTTAAGTTTAGAAGTGCAGCAAAGAGGCTTTTTTTTATTGGAAAACCAACAGTCCATCTACGTGACAGACCATTTTGACGAATACGAGTAG
- a CDS encoding MarR family winged helix-turn-helix transcriptional regulator yields the protein MEKKSRRLDEQLCFSLQTVNKQFNRMYAKALKPFHLTYPQYLVLLVLWEHSDQRITDLGEKLALDTGTLTPMLKRMEASGYIHRNRLAKDERIVIISLSEKAVELEQEIYEKVESCLTQLNVEENDYFSLIKQLNELSGQIAQIDHKI from the coding sequence ATGGAAAAAAAGAGCAGACGTTTGGATGAACAGCTATGTTTTTCCTTACAAACAGTAAATAAGCAATTTAATCGAATGTATGCAAAAGCACTCAAACCATTTCATTTGACCTATCCGCAGTATCTAGTTTTACTTGTTTTATGGGAGCACTCTGATCAACGGATCACTGACCTAGGAGAAAAACTGGCACTGGATACAGGAACGTTGACGCCGATGCTGAAAAGAATGGAAGCAAGTGGATACATTCATCGCAATCGTTTAGCTAAAGATGAACGGATCGTGATTATTTCTCTTTCTGAAAAGGCAGTCGAATTAGAGCAGGAAATCTACGAAAAAGTAGAGAGCTGTTTGACACAGTTGAATGTTGAAGAAAATGACTATTTTTCTTTGATCAAACAACTCAATGAGCTAAGTGGACAAATTGCACAGATCGATCATAAAATATGA
- a CDS encoding GNAT family N-acetyltransferase, with the protein MDQKEFRENLELKVVDEKYVDQFNELLSYVFQFTEADLEESGYESKKELIKSKQPILEQSKVFGWFHEDKLISQIAIYPCEVNIHGTLFKMGGVTGVGTYPEYANHGLMQDLIHLALKNMRQDKQWISYLYPYNIPYYRRKGWEIMSDKLSFKIRDTQLPKQVAVPGMVERVNVDHEDVFSVYAKFARQNHGALIRSEFNWEEYWRFENEEERTAAVYYGANQEPLGVLFYWVAEEVFHIKEMFYINQEARNGLWNFISAHFSMIYWATGDIYKNEPLAFLLEDSQIKETIEPYYMARIVDVKEMLQAYPYSSTAKPFHFVVSDPVAEWNNGIFSLMWDEEDQVTISDEPLGQPVTIDIQTLTCLLMNYRRPTYLHRIERLITDKETLHSLERIIPDQEAYFSDYF; encoded by the coding sequence ATGGACCAAAAAGAGTTCAGAGAAAATTTAGAGTTAAAAGTTGTTGATGAAAAATATGTTGATCAGTTCAATGAGCTATTGAGCTATGTTTTCCAATTTACGGAAGCAGATTTAGAAGAAAGCGGTTATGAAAGTAAAAAAGAATTGATTAAATCCAAACAGCCAATTTTGGAACAATCAAAAGTTTTTGGCTGGTTTCACGAAGATAAGTTGATTTCTCAAATCGCTATTTATCCCTGTGAAGTCAACATCCATGGTACCTTGTTCAAAATGGGCGGAGTCACTGGTGTCGGTACCTATCCTGAGTACGCTAATCATGGATTGATGCAGGATCTGATCCATCTAGCCCTTAAAAACATGCGGCAGGATAAACAATGGATCTCCTATCTTTATCCATATAATATTCCTTACTATCGTAGAAAAGGCTGGGAAATCATGTCTGACAAGCTGTCATTTAAAATACGTGACACACAGCTGCCCAAACAAGTGGCTGTTCCTGGAATGGTAGAGCGGGTCAATGTAGATCATGAGGATGTTTTTTCGGTTTATGCAAAGTTTGCCCGTCAAAATCACGGAGCATTGATTCGCAGTGAATTCAACTGGGAAGAATACTGGCGCTTTGAAAATGAAGAGGAACGAACAGCCGCCGTGTATTATGGCGCAAATCAGGAGCCTTTAGGTGTCTTGTTTTATTGGGTCGCTGAAGAAGTATTTCACATCAAAGAAATGTTTTATATCAATCAGGAAGCCAGAAATGGCTTATGGAACTTTATCTCCGCTCATTTTTCAATGATCTATTGGGCTACTGGCGATATTTATAAAAATGAGCCCCTCGCTTTTTTACTTGAGGATAGTCAAATCAAAGAGACGATCGAACCTTACTACATGGCGCGAATCGTTGATGTCAAAGAAATGCTTCAAGCTTATCCTTATTCAAGTACTGCAAAGCCGTTTCACTTCGTAGTCAGTGATCCGGTGGCTGAATGGAACAATGGCATTTTCAGTTTGATGTGGGATGAAGAAGATCAAGTCACTATTTCCGATGAACCCTTAGGACAGCCTGTAACGATCGATATTCAAACATTGACTTGTCTTTTGATGAATTATCGCAGACCAACCTATCTTCACAGAATCGAGCGTCTGATCACTGATAAAGAAACATTGCATTCATTAGAACGGATCATTCCTGATCAGGAAGCTTATTTTAGCGATTATTTTTGA
- a CDS encoding nucleoside 2-deoxyribosyltransferase, whose translation MKIYFAGPMFAKADLLYNDYLVKNIRALDDKIEVYLPQENGAINDKTAYADSKMIALADTERVLESDLLVAVLDGAVIDPGVASEIGVAYAKNIPMVGLYTDTRQQGADNQKKLDALSDTAENQFHYLNLYTVGLLKLNGTVATDEQTFLSLIEEHLKK comes from the coding sequence ATGAAAATTTACTTTGCTGGTCCCATGTTTGCTAAAGCAGACTTACTTTATAATGACTATTTGGTCAAGAACATCCGTGCTCTAGATGATAAAATAGAGGTCTATCTGCCTCAGGAGAACGGTGCAATCAATGATAAAACTGCTTACGCTGACAGCAAAATGATTGCTCTCGCTGATACCGAACGAGTCCTTGAAAGTGATTTGTTGGTTGCAGTTCTAGATGGCGCTGTCATCGATCCTGGTGTCGCTTCTGAAATTGGTGTAGCCTATGCCAAAAATATTCCAATGGTTGGATTATATACAGATACACGGCAGCAAGGGGCAGATAATCAAAAAAAATTAGATGCTTTAAGTGACACCGCTGAAAATCAATTTCACTACTTGAATCTCTACACAGTAGGTTTATTAAAATTGAATGGAACAGTGGCAACTGATGAGCAGACGTTTCTATCCTTGATCGAAGAACATCTGAAAAAATAG
- a CDS encoding organic hydroperoxide resistance protein — MKKIYSTTIINTGGREGEVYSPDKSFSYEVTSPGPHKENKTNPEQLFAAAYSSCFNSALELVMGQKNIHSKSTVKATVSLFSDEETGFQVGVVLSVKIDDVDHATAVELVNTAHQVCPYSKATKGNISVELEVE; from the coding sequence ATGAAAAAAATTTATTCAACAACAATTATCAATACGGGTGGAAGAGAAGGTGAAGTATACTCGCCTGATAAATCATTCAGCTACGAAGTAACATCACCCGGTCCGCATAAAGAAAATAAGACCAATCCTGAGCAACTATTTGCTGCAGCCTATAGCTCTTGTTTCAACAGTGCTTTAGAACTTGTGATGGGACAAAAGAACATCCACTCTAAGAGTACAGTAAAAGCAACTGTTTCTTTGTTTAGTGATGAAGAGACTGGCTTCCAAGTTGGTGTTGTCTTATCTGTCAAAATCGATGATGTAGATCATGCGACAGCCGTTGAATTAGTCAATACAGCACATCAAGTATGCCCATATTCAAAAGCAACAAAAGGGAACATTTCTGTAGAGTTAGAAGTAGAATAA